One window of Pseudocalidococcus azoricus BACA0444 genomic DNA carries:
- a CDS encoding EAL domain-containing response regulator, translating to MATILIVDDDPHNYDVIEMYLADQDHCLHYAADGQTALSGLEHYNPDLILLDLMMPGLKGLEVCQRIKATSQWEGIPIIMVTALSSKQDLFRCLDAGADDFVTKPVNRMELRARVQSMLRIRQQYQDLASFNATLEATVQARTADLQQMINQDPLTQLPSRTALVRSIHNIQISNSAEFALIILDCDEFKLVNGSLGYLVGDQLLTAIAARLKQLLRPGDVLARMGEDEFCYLKLNVSSPSQLMPFLRNIQQSFQAPFSLPNAEIFMTASLGITFSDRSTLGPEELLKNADIAMYQAKGNGRGSYQIYDHQMHLAIVHRLTLESDLQRALDRQEFTIYYQPIFNLQTQELSGFEALIRWQHPHRGTVSPGEFIPCLETTGFIVPVGLLILRQACAQLQQWHRSGYPDLTMGINISIRQFVCPTLLDDIDQIISETQVNPACVKLEITETCIMENAETTIALTQQLRARQIQISIDDFGTGYSSLSYLHCLPVNTLKIDRCFIVGITPSTTNYQVVKTIMLLSQQLGLDVVAEGIETESEQAYLLALGCQFGQGYFFDRPLPAAMVAEKYLTGPPLTVP from the coding sequence ATGGCTACCATCTTAATTGTGGATGATGATCCGCATAACTATGACGTGATTGAAATGTATTTAGCCGATCAAGATCATTGTCTCCATTATGCGGCTGATGGGCAAACCGCTCTTTCTGGCCTGGAGCACTACAATCCTGATCTGATTCTGTTGGATTTAATGATGCCGGGCTTAAAGGGCCTGGAAGTCTGTCAACGGATTAAAGCAACCAGTCAATGGGAAGGCATACCAATCATTATGGTGACCGCCCTCAGTAGTAAACAGGATCTATTTCGTTGCCTAGATGCTGGTGCTGATGATTTTGTGACTAAACCTGTGAACCGGATGGAGTTACGGGCGCGAGTGCAATCTATGTTACGGATTCGTCAGCAATATCAGGATTTAGCAAGCTTTAATGCCACCCTTGAAGCGACGGTTCAGGCTCGGACAGCAGATCTGCAACAGATGATCAATCAAGACCCCCTGACTCAATTACCCAGTCGCACCGCCCTAGTCCGCAGCATCCACAATATTCAAATCTCTAACTCAGCAGAATTTGCCCTCATTATTTTAGATTGCGATGAATTTAAGTTAGTCAATGGTTCTTTAGGGTATTTAGTAGGAGATCAGTTATTAACCGCCATTGCGGCGCGCTTAAAGCAATTACTCAGGCCTGGGGATGTGTTAGCCCGCATGGGAGAAGATGAGTTTTGCTATTTGAAGTTAAATGTTTCCTCCCCCAGCCAATTAATGCCATTTCTACGGAACATTCAACAGAGCTTCCAGGCCCCCTTTTCCTTGCCGAATGCCGAGATCTTTATGACAGCATCCCTGGGAATTACCTTTTCTGATCGTTCAACTCTTGGGCCTGAAGAACTTTTGAAAAATGCCGATATTGCTATGTACCAGGCCAAGGGAAACGGACGCGGCAGTTATCAAATTTATGATCATCAGATGCACCTGGCCATTGTTCACCGCCTGACCTTAGAAAGTGATCTACAGCGGGCCTTAGATCGTCAGGAATTTACTATTTATTATCAACCAATTTTTAATTTGCAAACCCAAGAACTTTCTGGTTTTGAAGCTCTGATTCGTTGGCAACATCCCCACCGCGGCACGGTCTCACCTGGGGAATTTATTCCTTGCTTAGAAACCACAGGATTTATTGTCCCAGTTGGTTTATTGATTCTTCGCCAGGCCTGTGCACAATTACAGCAATGGCATCGGTCAGGTTATCCAGATCTAACCATGGGCATTAATATTTCAATTCGTCAGTTTGTCTGTCCCACACTCCTGGATGATATTGATCAAATTATCTCGGAAACTCAAGTCAATCCAGCCTGTGTCAAGTTGGAAATTACGGAAACTTGCATTATGGAAAATGCCGAAACTACAATTGCCTTAACTCAACAACTACGCGCCCGTCAGATTCAAATTAGTATTGATGACTTTGGCACTGGCTATTCTTCACTGAGTTATCTCCACTGTTTACCGGTTAACACCCTCAAAATTGACCGCTGCTTCATTGTCGGAATTACCCCCAGTACCACCAACTATCAAGTCGTAAAGACAATCATGCTCTTGAGTCAACAACTGGGCCTGGATGTGGTAGCAGAAGGGATTGAAACCGAATCTGAACAAGCCTATTTACTGGCCTTGGGCTGTCAATTTGGACAAGGATATTTCTTTGATCGGCCCCTTCCGGCGGCAATGGTTGCGGAAAAATATCTCACAGGCCCACCCCTGACAGTGCCATGA
- the rpsF gene encoding 30S ribosomal protein S6, with product MPQTYETLYIIRPDLSDEQLEQVILQYQTILQEQGATEVTIQHRGKRRLAYPIKKFREGVYIQIDFKGSGTAISVMERAMRLSEEVIRFLTIAVEAEEADAA from the coding sequence ATTCCCCAAACCTACGAAACCCTTTATATCATTCGCCCTGATCTTTCTGATGAGCAGTTGGAACAGGTCATTCTCCAATACCAAACTATTCTCCAAGAACAAGGAGCTACTGAGGTTACCATCCAACACCGCGGAAAACGCCGCCTAGCCTATCCGATTAAAAAATTTCGAGAAGGGGTATATATCCAAATTGACTTCAAAGGGTCGGGAACGGCCATCAGTGTCATGGAGCGGGCCATGCGCTTGAGTGAAGAAGTCATTCGCTTTTTAACGATTGCTGTAGAAGCGGAAGAAGCAGACGCAGCTTGA
- a CDS encoding fumarylacetoacetate hydrolase family protein, translated as MVQRYVRVQSSTGIHYGLLQLNREVIVLDAAPWAGGQANGQTLGSDDYELLTPCLPSKIVAIGRNYAKHAAEMGNEVPSYPLIFLKPPTALQAPQQPIYYPSQLTRVDYEGELAVVIGCKASSVSIEEAGNYIWGYTVANDVTARDLQRTEQQWTRSKGFDTFCPLGPWIVPQINPDALLQTFINDNPQPVQSAPINQMVFSPGELIAFISGVMTLLPGDVILTGTPQGIGPLQVGDRVRVEVEGIGSLDNPVVAR; from the coding sequence ATGGTGCAACGATATGTCCGTGTCCAATCCTCTACTGGCATTCACTATGGTCTTTTACAACTCAATCGAGAGGTCATAGTTTTAGATGCGGCTCCCTGGGCGGGTGGCCAGGCCAATGGGCAAACCCTAGGCAGCGATGACTATGAACTCTTAACGCCCTGTTTGCCGTCCAAAATTGTCGCCATTGGCCGAAACTATGCCAAACATGCTGCTGAGATGGGGAATGAAGTTCCGAGTTATCCCTTAATTTTCCTCAAGCCGCCCACTGCCCTCCAGGCCCCCCAGCAGCCGATTTACTATCCATCTCAACTCACTCGGGTGGATTACGAAGGGGAACTGGCCGTCGTGATTGGTTGCAAAGCCAGTTCTGTATCCATAGAAGAAGCCGGAAATTACATTTGGGGTTATACCGTCGCTAATGATGTCACCGCCAGAGATTTACAGCGGACTGAGCAACAGTGGACACGCTCAAAAGGGTTTGATACCTTTTGTCCCCTCGGCCCGTGGATTGTGCCACAGATTAACCCCGATGCCCTCCTCCAAACCTTTATCAATGACAATCCCCAACCCGTACAGTCAGCGCCCATCAATCAAATGGTTTTTAGTCCAGGGGAGTTGATTGCTTTTATCAGCGGGGTGATGACTTTACTGCCCGGTGATGTGATCCTCACAGGAACCCCCCAAGGGATTGGCCCCTTACAAGTAGGCGATCGAGTCCGGGTGGAAGTGGAAGGGATTGGCAGCCTAGACAATCCGGTTGTTGCCCGGTAG
- a CDS encoding YdcF family protein yields the protein MELFISKLLPLFAYPLGLACLGLIVAMCCLWKQPRIAAVAIVISFGALFLGGNYVIAQSLTAALEYQNPAPKPLPKAAAIIVLGGGVRSQIPPSPWVDLNDGGDRILYGAKLWREGYAPYLILSGGRVDSTPGVSEAADMAQIAQAMGVPPTAILLEPNSRTTYENAQFTQELLNQQAISGRLLLVTSAWHLPRALGIFRHFKLDVIPAPIDYRSNGTTVLAGLAAIPFYLIPDVEWLSLTTMMLKEYFGLGIYWLRGWL from the coding sequence ATGGAATTATTTATCTCCAAACTCTTACCTCTGTTTGCTTACCCCCTAGGACTTGCTTGTCTGGGCTTAATTGTGGCTATGTGCTGTCTCTGGAAACAACCTCGGATTGCCGCAGTTGCCATAGTTATTAGTTTTGGGGCATTGTTTTTAGGAGGAAATTATGTTATTGCCCAAAGTTTAACCGCGGCCTTAGAATACCAAAACCCAGCCCCCAAGCCATTACCAAAAGCTGCAGCCATTATTGTCCTGGGTGGGGGAGTCCGCAGCCAAATTCCACCCAGTCCCTGGGTTGATCTCAATGATGGGGGAGATCGGATTCTCTATGGGGCTAAACTTTGGCGTGAAGGCTATGCCCCCTACCTGATTTTGAGTGGTGGGCGGGTTGATTCTACCCCCGGAGTATCTGAGGCGGCAGATATGGCCCAAATAGCCCAGGCCATGGGAGTTCCGCCCACAGCTATTCTCTTGGAACCTAACTCGCGCACCACCTATGAAAACGCCCAATTTACTCAGGAATTATTGAACCAGCAAGCCATCAGCGGGCGGTTATTATTAGTCACCTCGGCCTGGCATCTGCCCCGCGCCTTAGGCATTTTTCGTCACTTTAAATTAGATGTAATCCCGGCCCCGATTGACTATCGCTCTAATGGGACAACTGTTTTAGCCGGTCTAGCCGCCATCCCTTTTTATCTAATCCCGGATGTGGAATGGCTAAGTCTGACGACTATGATGCTCAAGGAATATTTTGGCTTAGGCATTTACTGGTTGCGGGGCTGGCTCTAG
- a CDS encoding CHAD domain-containing protein: MTTLSNTAYQALHRHLRKVSKFEPGVLRDRDVDAIHQMRVGLRRLRTALEVFIPYLVLPKTITVRRVKDLSGVLSPVRDLDVMAETLKTDYYPALPQTEQSQLSKLIKKISKQREIFLDRAIQILRGDRYQKLQLGLQEWLAQPQYQPAGEISVSTVSPDLLLPLLSKVLLHPAWQIAVQWITPQEPELIRVEQPGQLLQHEGERLHDLRKQIKRLRYQMELFTPLYSDSYAAQVQAWGELQDLLGSMHDGVVLGQFFQRQLGLELRKSSPELAALISQQQEEHWQAWRNVQVHYLTAPIRQELRHLILNPNLGNCFIATPDTLSLEPAPQPVNA; encoded by the coding sequence ACGCGATCCATCAAATGCGGGTCGGATTACGGCGGTTGCGGACGGCCTTAGAAGTGTTTATTCCCTATCTGGTCTTACCGAAAACAATTACGGTGCGACGGGTGAAGGATTTGTCTGGGGTACTCAGTCCAGTCCGAGACTTAGATGTGATGGCCGAGACCCTCAAAACCGATTACTACCCAGCCTTGCCCCAGACCGAACAGAGCCAACTGAGTAAATTAATCAAAAAAATTAGTAAACAACGGGAAATTTTCCTAGACCGAGCGATTCAAATTTTACGGGGTGATCGCTATCAAAAATTGCAACTCGGCCTGCAAGAGTGGCTGGCTCAACCCCAATATCAACCGGCAGGAGAAATTTCCGTTAGCACCGTTTCCCCAGATTTACTCCTCCCCTTATTGTCCAAGGTACTGCTGCACCCGGCCTGGCAAATTGCGGTTCAATGGATTACCCCCCAGGAACCAGAACTGATTAGAGTTGAACAGCCTGGCCAGCTACTCCAACATGAGGGTGAACGCCTCCATGACCTTCGTAAGCAAATTAAACGTTTACGCTATCAAATGGAACTTTTTACCCCTCTTTACTCAGATTCCTATGCAGCCCAAGTCCAGGCCTGGGGGGAATTACAAGACCTACTTGGCTCAATGCATGATGGGGTTGTTTTGGGGCAATTTTTCCAACGGCAACTCGGCCTGGAACTCAGGAAATCTTCCCCCGAATTGGCCGCGTTAATTAGTCAGCAGCAAGAAGAACACTGGCAGGCCTGGCGCAATGTTCAAGTCCACTATCTAACTGCCCCAATCCGTCAAGAGCTTCGCCATTTGATTTTAAATCCCAATCTCGGCAATTGCTTCATCGCTACCCCCGATACCCTCAGCCTAGAGCCAGCCCCGCAACCAGTAAATGCCTAA